In Streptomyces hawaiiensis, one genomic interval encodes:
- a CDS encoding DUF6230 family protein → MTSSAEHTPERPDGAAAPDVSDAPARRGRVRARRAAVMAVPATLAAAGLAVLTAEGALGVQFAISGMPFTVTATELNGTGFAQFGGLDEMAEGSPNAGDTGGQVLVVTSVIKNATLTKLCQSVDLGGTNLVIRAGEGAQKVTASDLTTDSTELTGDAAFNNIEIGNDASTLNKAGPKGRGPKGVFSQQSDTVHIANLRQTNYATTAGVFKLPGLKLGFSGSGC, encoded by the coding sequence ATGACCTCCTCCGCCGAGCACACCCCCGAAAGACCGGACGGCGCCGCCGCACCGGACGTCAGTGACGCCCCCGCGCGACGCGGGCGGGTCCGGGCACGCCGGGCCGCCGTGATGGCGGTGCCGGCCACCCTGGCCGCCGCAGGACTCGCGGTCCTCACCGCGGAAGGGGCGCTGGGCGTGCAGTTCGCCATCTCCGGCATGCCCTTCACGGTCACCGCGACCGAGCTGAACGGCACCGGCTTCGCACAGTTCGGGGGCCTGGACGAGATGGCCGAGGGCAGCCCCAACGCGGGTGACACCGGCGGTCAGGTGCTGGTCGTCACGTCCGTGATCAAGAACGCGACCCTCACCAAGCTGTGCCAGAGCGTGGACCTGGGCGGCACGAACCTGGTCATCAGGGCGGGCGAGGGCGCGCAGAAGGTCACCGCCAGCGATCTGACGACCGACTCGACCGAGCTGACCGGCGACGCCGCGTTCAACAACATCGAGATCGGCAACGACGCCAGCACGCTCAACAAGGCCGGGCCCAAGGGCCGCGGACCGAAGGGCGTGTTCAGCCAGCAGTCCGACACGGTGCACATCGCCAACCTGCGGCAGACCAACTACGCCACGACAGCCGGTGTGTTCAAGCTGCCGGGTCTGAAGCTGGGCTTCAGCGGATCGGGTTGCTGA
- a CDS encoding Tat pathway signal sequence domain protein, whose product MRTRTLLALTAAVAALGLAAPASAADTPVLTTADGAAVAVGDVLDASLASGTAATFYSSATGTSGISCTKSAFSAAVTDNPAAPGTATESLTSHSFDTSGCTANVVGVLGVSGITVDNLPYTTSVSSDGTVSVTPAAGSAVQSTVKLRTLLGTITCVYQAPGLTGTASNADNSISFANQQFTKVSGSSLCFSNAFFTAKYAPVTKGGVAVVVN is encoded by the coding sequence ATGCGTACGCGCACCCTCCTCGCCCTCACCGCCGCCGTCGCCGCCCTGGGCCTCGCCGCCCCCGCCTCCGCGGCCGACACCCCCGTCCTGACCACCGCCGACGGCGCGGCCGTCGCGGTCGGCGACGTCCTCGACGCGTCCCTGGCAAGCGGCACCGCCGCCACCTTCTACTCCAGCGCGACCGGCACCAGCGGCATCTCCTGCACCAAGTCGGCGTTCTCCGCCGCCGTCACCGACAACCCGGCCGCCCCCGGCACCGCCACCGAGTCCCTGACCTCGCACAGCTTCGACACCAGCGGCTGCACCGCCAATGTCGTCGGGGTGCTCGGCGTCAGCGGCATCACCGTCGACAACCTGCCCTACACCACCAGCGTCTCCTCCGACGGCACCGTCTCCGTGACTCCGGCCGCGGGCTCCGCCGTGCAGTCCACGGTCAAGCTGCGCACTCTGCTCGGCACCATCACCTGCGTCTACCAGGCTCCCGGCCTGACCGGCACGGCGAGCAACGCCGACAACAGCATCTCCTTCGCCAACCAGCAGTTCACCAAGGTGTCCGGCTCGTCGCTGTGCTTCAGCAACGCCTTCTTCACCGCCAAGTACGCCCCGGTGACCAAGGGCGGCGTCGCCGTCGTCGTCAACTAG
- a CDS encoding lytic polysaccharide monooxygenase, translating to MSRTTAHRTALAAALLTSLLLPLGTAGPARAHGAPTDPVSRVVACSPEGGDRAGTAACRAAVAANGAPFTAWDNLRVPDVNGRDRRVVPDGKLCSGGLPAYRGLDLARADWPSTRMTPGAALTMRYVSTIPHTGTFRMYLTKPGYDPAGPLSWSDLPEKPFAEVTDPALTDGAYRIRATVPSDRTGRHVLYTVWQNSSTPDTYYSCSDVVFPETKKEPRKTREGTEQKTAEPEKREPERKREPEKEEPGKKEPAASTAADSPGPRPQDDHTPLATTSGPASGPSAPVLAGGAAAVLLLTGGAALAVRLRRR from the coding sequence ATGTCTCGCACGACCGCACACCGCACCGCACTCGCGGCCGCCCTCCTGACCTCGCTGCTGCTGCCGCTGGGGACGGCGGGGCCCGCCCGGGCACACGGGGCGCCGACGGACCCGGTGAGCCGGGTGGTGGCCTGTTCCCCGGAGGGCGGTGACCGCGCGGGCACGGCGGCGTGCCGTGCGGCCGTCGCCGCGAACGGCGCGCCCTTCACGGCGTGGGACAACCTGCGGGTGCCGGACGTGAACGGCCGGGACCGCCGGGTCGTCCCGGACGGGAAGCTGTGCAGCGGGGGCCTGCCCGCCTACCGGGGCCTCGATCTCGCCCGTGCCGACTGGCCGTCGACCCGGATGACGCCCGGCGCGGCGCTGACGATGCGGTACGTATCGACGATCCCGCACACCGGCACGTTCCGGATGTATCTGACGAAGCCCGGCTACGACCCGGCCGGGCCGCTGTCCTGGTCCGATCTGCCCGAGAAGCCGTTCGCCGAGGTGACGGACCCGGCCCTGACGGACGGCGCGTACCGCATCCGGGCCACTGTGCCGTCCGACCGCACCGGGCGGCACGTGCTGTACACGGTCTGGCAGAACAGCAGCACGCCGGACACCTATTACTCGTGCTCGGACGTGGTGTTCCCGGAGACGAAGAAGGAGCCGCGGAAGACGCGGGAGGGGACGGAACAGAAGACGGCGGAACCGGAGAAGAGGGAGCCCGAGCGGAAGAGGGAGCCGGAGAAGGAGGAGCCGGGGAAGAAGGAGCCGGCGGCGAGCACCGCCGCGGACTCCCCCGGCCCGCGGCCTCAGGACGACCACACACCGCTGGCCACCACCTCCGGCCCGGCCTCCGGCCCGTCAGCGCCCGTACTGGCGGGCGGCGCCGCGGCGGTGCTGCTGCTCACCGGCGGCGCCGCCCTGGCCGTACGGCTTCGGCGACGCTGA
- a CDS encoding S8 family peptidase — translation MRISPELRRKLISVAVVSTALLTAAPASVAVAQEPAPRPAAVPAAQTEAAPGVRAERLIVGYKSGATEAESNKAAAADAASKAEKTGEEIDFQRRLGTGAALVELGTNPTRASVADVVAQYQADPQVAYVVPDRLNKPTAVTPNDTEYGKQWDLFESTAGMNVPGAWDTTTGTGVTVAVIDTGYVTHSDLAANIVGGYDFISDTAVSVDGNGRDSNPADPGDWYNANECGAGIPASTSSWHGTHVAGTIAAATNNGKGIAGIAHGAKISPVRVLGKCGGYDSDIIDAITWASGGSVSGVPANTNVAKVINMSLGGGGACSSATQSAINGAVSRGTSVVVAAGNENTNASSSSPANCGNVITVAATNRAGSRASYSNYGSVVDISAPGGETRTTANGILSTLNSGSKTPSSENYTYYQGTSMATPHVAGLAALMKSANSALTPAQIESAIKANARALPGTCSGGCGAGLADAAKTVQAVKGGSSTGTTFSSTTAVAIPDNGAAVESPVSVTGRSGNAPSALQVGVDITHTYRGDLVIDLVAPDGSAYRLKSAASDSADNVNTTYTVNASSEVANGTWKLRVQDTAAQDTGTLNGWKLTF, via the coding sequence GTGCGTATCTCCCCAGAGCTCAGACGGAAGCTGATATCCGTCGCCGTCGTCTCCACCGCCCTGCTGACCGCAGCCCCCGCCTCGGTCGCCGTCGCCCAGGAGCCGGCCCCCCGCCCGGCCGCCGTCCCCGCCGCGCAGACCGAGGCCGCTCCCGGTGTCCGGGCCGAGCGCCTCATCGTCGGCTACAAGTCCGGCGCCACCGAGGCCGAGTCCAACAAGGCGGCGGCCGCCGACGCCGCGTCCAAGGCCGAGAAGACCGGCGAGGAGATCGACTTCCAGCGCCGCCTCGGCACCGGCGCCGCCCTCGTCGAGCTGGGCACCAACCCCACCCGTGCCTCCGTCGCCGACGTCGTCGCCCAGTACCAGGCCGACCCGCAGGTCGCCTATGTCGTCCCGGACCGTCTGAACAAGCCGACGGCCGTCACCCCGAACGACACCGAGTACGGCAAGCAGTGGGACCTGTTCGAGTCCACCGCGGGCATGAACGTCCCGGGCGCCTGGGACACCACCACCGGTACCGGCGTCACCGTCGCCGTCATCGACACCGGCTACGTCACCCACTCCGACCTGGCCGCGAACATCGTCGGCGGGTACGACTTCATCTCCGACACGGCCGTCTCGGTCGACGGCAACGGCCGCGACAGCAACCCGGCCGACCCGGGCGACTGGTACAACGCCAACGAGTGCGGCGCGGGCATCCCGGCCTCCACCTCCTCCTGGCACGGCACCCACGTGGCCGGCACCATCGCCGCCGCCACCAACAACGGCAAGGGCATCGCCGGTATCGCCCACGGCGCGAAGATCTCCCCGGTCCGCGTCCTCGGCAAGTGCGGCGGCTACGACTCCGACATCATCGACGCCATCACCTGGGCGTCCGGCGGTTCGGTCTCCGGCGTGCCCGCCAACACCAACGTCGCCAAGGTCATCAACATGAGCCTCGGCGGGGGCGGCGCCTGCTCCAGCGCGACCCAGAGCGCCATCAACGGCGCCGTGAGCCGCGGCACCTCGGTCGTCGTCGCGGCGGGCAACGAGAACACCAACGCCTCCAGCTCGTCCCCGGCGAACTGCGGCAACGTCATCACCGTCGCCGCGACCAACCGCGCGGGCAGCCGCGCCTCGTACTCCAACTACGGCTCGGTCGTGGACATCTCCGCCCCCGGTGGTGAGACCCGCACCACCGCCAACGGCATCCTCTCCACGCTGAACTCCGGCTCGAAGACGCCGTCGAGCGAGAACTACACCTACTACCAGGGCACCAGCATGGCCACCCCGCACGTCGCGGGCCTCGCCGCGCTGATGAAGTCGGCCAACTCCGCCCTCACCCCCGCGCAGATCGAGTCGGCCATCAAGGCCAACGCCCGTGCCCTGCCGGGCACCTGCTCCGGCGGCTGCGGCGCGGGCCTCGCGGACGCCGCCAAGACGGTTCAGGCCGTGAAGGGCGGGTCGTCCACCGGCACGACGTTCTCCAGCACCACCGCCGTCGCCATCCCGGACAACGGCGCCGCCGTCGAGTCGCCGGTCAGCGTCACCGGCCGCAGCGGCAACGCCCCCTCGGCCCTCCAGGTCGGCGTCGACATCACCCACACCTACCGCGGCGACCTCGTCATCGACCTGGTCGCGCCGGACGGGTCGGCGTACCGCCTGAAGTCCGCGGCGTCGGACTCCGCCGACAACGTGAACACCACCTACACGGTGAACGCCTCCAGCGAGGTGGCCAACGGCACCTGGAAGCTGCGCGTCCAGGACACCGCGGCGCAGGACACGGGCACCCTCAACGGCTGGAAGCTGACCTTCTGA
- a CDS encoding ScbR family autoregulator-binding transcription factor, translating to MARQLRAEQTRSTIITAAADLFDRRGYESTSLSDIVEHAHVTKGALYFHFAAKEDLAHAILELQSHTARRLATETDNRGHTSLEALMRLTFGITRMSVEDPVLRAGLRLATGGIRPRPPLSHPFTEWLDIVTARLVGAVKESDVHPEIDIDVVAHSLVCFFVGTRVVGRSREPVARQPRRTAEMWNILIRGLVPVTRRARYLSLAARLEREIAPV from the coding sequence ATGGCGAGGCAGTTGCGAGCCGAGCAGACCCGCTCGACGATCATCACGGCCGCCGCTGACCTGTTCGACCGTCGCGGCTACGAATCGACCAGTCTCAGCGACATCGTGGAGCACGCCCACGTCACCAAGGGTGCCCTGTACTTCCACTTCGCGGCGAAGGAGGATCTCGCCCACGCGATCCTCGAACTCCAGTCGCACACCGCCCGCCGGCTGGCGACGGAGACCGACAACCGCGGCCACACCTCACTCGAGGCGCTGATGCGCCTCACGTTCGGCATCACCCGCATGTCCGTGGAGGACCCGGTACTGCGGGCCGGGCTGCGGCTCGCGACGGGCGGGATCCGGCCCCGGCCGCCCCTGAGCCACCCCTTCACCGAGTGGCTGGACATCGTCACGGCCCGGCTGGTCGGCGCGGTCAAGGAGTCCGACGTCCATCCGGAGATCGATATCGACGTCGTGGCCCACTCGCTGGTCTGCTTCTTCGTCGGCACCCGCGTCGTGGGCCGCTCCCGCGAGCCGGTCGCGCGCCAGCCCCGCCGGACGGCCGAGATGTGGAACATACTCATCCGCGGCCTGGTCCCGGTGACCCGCAGGGCCCGCTATCTGAGCCTGGCGGCGCGTCTGGAGCGGGAGATCGCACCGGTGTGA
- a CDS encoding damage-control phosphatase ARMT1 family protein translates to MPDTPSAPLLLGNQPGSFPHSVLAERHPAIIKQVREAFPYEPGQHRALDELLANCTKGEIEPLPADAHDRDHWEIWGLREYTGRSWFDVPWLWSESWFYRILLQAVGYFGTGPWQGIDPFRPFKLAELDSAETDEELAALDDLTGRPAAEQAQALLHGSLWGNRADLGFRLSAEGARDADAAPGLVADDSDRLWSLLDTTAPGDGTLCLVADNAGRELVPDLLLIAHLLESGRIGRAVLHVKPYPYYVSDATTADVVDALRRLTGAGGAAATYGRQLWSALADGRLTLRAHPFSSAPLPYEKMPGDLRAEFASATLTIVKGDLNYRRLVGDRLWEPTTSFADVTAYFPGPVAALRTLKSDVITGLDARTEAALVAAEEQRWRTSGTHALIQVRNNR, encoded by the coding sequence ATGCCCGACACCCCCTCCGCACCCCTGCTCCTCGGCAACCAGCCGGGCTCCTTCCCCCACAGTGTGCTGGCCGAGCGGCACCCCGCGATCATCAAGCAGGTCCGCGAGGCCTTCCCGTACGAACCAGGGCAGCACCGCGCCCTCGACGAACTGCTCGCCAACTGCACCAAGGGCGAGATCGAACCCCTCCCGGCCGACGCGCACGACCGGGACCACTGGGAGATCTGGGGGCTGCGCGAGTACACCGGCCGCTCATGGTTCGACGTGCCGTGGCTCTGGTCCGAGAGCTGGTTCTACCGCATCCTGCTCCAGGCCGTCGGCTACTTCGGCACCGGACCGTGGCAGGGCATCGACCCCTTCCGCCCCTTCAAACTCGCCGAACTCGACTCCGCCGAGACCGACGAGGAACTAGCCGCGCTCGACGACCTCACCGGCCGGCCCGCCGCCGAGCAGGCGCAGGCGCTGCTGCACGGCTCCCTGTGGGGCAACCGCGCCGACCTCGGCTTCCGCCTCTCCGCCGAAGGCGCGCGGGACGCGGACGCCGCGCCCGGCCTGGTGGCCGACGACAGCGACCGGCTCTGGTCGCTGCTCGACACCACGGCCCCGGGGGACGGCACGCTGTGCCTGGTCGCCGACAACGCGGGCCGCGAACTCGTCCCCGATCTCCTCCTCATCGCCCACCTCCTGGAGAGCGGCCGCATCGGACGGGCGGTCCTGCACGTCAAGCCCTACCCCTACTACGTCTCCGACGCCACCACCGCCGACGTCGTCGACGCCCTGCGCCGGCTGACCGGCGCAGGGGGAGCGGCCGCCACGTACGGGCGGCAGCTGTGGTCCGCCCTGGCCGACGGCCGTCTCACCCTGCGCGCCCATCCCTTCTCCAGTGCCCCGCTGCCGTACGAGAAGATGCCCGGCGACCTGCGCGCGGAGTTCGCGTCGGCCACGCTCACGATCGTCAAGGGCGACCTCAACTACCGCCGCCTGGTGGGCGACCGGCTCTGGGAACCGACCACCTCCTTCGCGGACGTCACCGCCTACTTCCCCGGTCCGGTCGCCGCCCTGCGCACCCTGAAGTCGGACGTGATCACCGGCCTCGACGCGCGCACCGAGGCCGCCCTGGTCGCGGCGGAGGAGCAGCGCTGGCGCACCAGCGGCACGCATGCGCTGATTCAGGTACGGAACAACCGGTAA
- the cyc2 gene encoding germacradienol/geosmin synthase Cyc2, whose product MTQPFELPHFYMPHPARLNPHLDEARAHSTGWAREMGMLEGSGVWEQADLDAHDYGLLCAYTHPDCDGPALSLITDWYVWVFFFDDHFLEMYKRSQDRAAGKAHLDRLPLFMPLDLSTPVPEPENPVEAGLADLWTRTVPKMSDDWRRRFAVATEHLLNESMWELSNINEGRIANPVEYIEMRRKVGGAPWSAGLVEYATAEVPASVAETRPLRVLMETFSDAVHLRNDLFSYQREVEDEGENSNGVLVLETFFGCTTQEAADTVNDVLTSRLHQFEHTAFTEVPAVALEKGIGPDEVAAVAAYTKGLQDWQSGGHEWHLRSSRYMNENAARGSGPWPGCSGIGTSAADVRALLATAGAERLRSYTHVPYQKVGPSRIPDIRMPFPLELSPHLDHARRSLRDWVERMGILTEGVWDEDKLRAYDLPLCSAGLDPDATPEALDLSAQWLAWGTYGDDYYPLVYGHRRDLAAARLTTARLSDCMPTAGEEPLLPVNAMERGLVDLWVRTTAGMTPEARRTLKDAINVMTESWVWELFNQLQNRVPDPVDYLEMRRATFGSDLTLSLCRMGHGPAVPPEVYHSGPVRSLENAAMDFACLLNDVFSYQKEIEFEGEIHNAILVVQTFFGCDYPTGLGIVHDLMSQRMRQFEHVVEHELPILYDDFQLNEEARAAMGTYVADLRNWLSGILNWHREVDRYKGEWLSRRAHGFLPDRPPAMPVPALR is encoded by the coding sequence ATGACGCAGCCGTTCGAACTCCCGCACTTCTACATGCCGCACCCCGCGCGGCTGAACCCCCATCTCGACGAGGCCCGCGCCCACTCGACCGGGTGGGCGCGGGAGATGGGCATGCTGGAGGGATCCGGCGTCTGGGAGCAGGCCGACCTCGACGCGCACGACTACGGCCTGCTCTGCGCCTACACCCACCCCGACTGCGACGGCCCCGCCCTCTCCCTGATCACCGACTGGTACGTGTGGGTCTTCTTCTTCGACGACCACTTCCTGGAGATGTACAAGCGCAGCCAGGACCGCGCCGCCGGCAAGGCCCACCTGGACCGGCTGCCCCTCTTCATGCCGCTGGACCTCTCGACTCCCGTGCCCGAGCCGGAGAACCCGGTCGAGGCGGGCCTGGCCGACCTGTGGACGCGCACGGTGCCGAAGATGTCCGACGACTGGCGCCGCCGCTTCGCCGTGGCCACCGAGCACCTCCTCAACGAGTCGATGTGGGAGCTGTCCAACATCAACGAGGGGCGGATCGCCAACCCCGTCGAGTACATCGAGATGCGCCGCAAGGTCGGCGGCGCCCCCTGGTCGGCGGGGCTCGTGGAGTACGCGACCGCCGAAGTGCCCGCCTCCGTCGCCGAGACCAGGCCGCTGAGGGTGCTGATGGAGACGTTCTCCGACGCCGTGCACCTGCGCAACGACCTGTTCTCCTACCAGCGCGAGGTCGAGGACGAGGGCGAGAACAGCAACGGCGTGCTCGTCCTGGAGACCTTCTTCGGCTGCACCACCCAGGAGGCCGCCGACACCGTCAACGACGTCCTCACCTCCCGCCTCCACCAGTTCGAGCACACGGCGTTCACCGAAGTGCCCGCGGTGGCCCTGGAGAAGGGGATCGGGCCGGACGAGGTGGCGGCCGTGGCGGCGTACACGAAGGGGCTGCAGGACTGGCAGTCCGGCGGCCACGAATGGCATCTGCGCTCCAGCCGCTACATGAACGAGAACGCCGCGCGCGGCAGCGGCCCATGGCCGGGATGCTCCGGCATCGGCACCTCCGCCGCCGACGTCCGCGCCCTGCTCGCGACGGCCGGGGCGGAGCGGCTGCGTTCCTACACGCACGTGCCGTACCAGAAGGTCGGGCCGTCGCGGATCCCCGACATCCGCATGCCGTTCCCGCTGGAGCTCAGTCCGCACCTGGACCACGCCCGCCGGAGCCTGCGCGACTGGGTGGAGCGGATGGGCATCCTCACCGAGGGCGTCTGGGACGAGGACAAGCTCCGCGCCTACGACCTCCCGCTCTGCTCGGCCGGCCTCGACCCGGACGCCACGCCCGAGGCCCTCGACCTCAGCGCGCAGTGGCTCGCCTGGGGCACCTACGGCGACGACTACTACCCGCTGGTCTACGGCCACCGCCGCGACCTCGCCGCCGCCCGGCTGACCACGGCCCGCCTGTCCGACTGCATGCCGACCGCCGGAGAGGAGCCGCTGCTCCCGGTCAACGCCATGGAGCGCGGCCTGGTAGACCTGTGGGTGCGCACCACCGCGGGGATGACACCCGAGGCGCGGCGCACGCTCAAGGACGCCATCAACGTCATGACCGAGAGCTGGGTGTGGGAGCTGTTCAACCAGCTCCAGAACCGCGTCCCCGACCCGGTCGACTACCTGGAGATGCGCCGGGCGACCTTCGGCTCCGACCTCACCCTGAGCCTGTGCCGGATGGGACACGGCCCCGCCGTCCCGCCCGAGGTCTACCACAGCGGCCCGGTCCGCTCCCTGGAGAACGCCGCGATGGACTTCGCGTGCCTCCTCAACGACGTCTTCTCGTACCAGAAGGAGATCGAGTTCGAGGGCGAGATCCACAACGCGATCCTCGTCGTGCAAACCTTCTTCGGCTGCGACTATCCGACCGGGCTCGGCATCGTGCACGACCTGATGAGCCAGCGCATGCGCCAGTTCGAGCACGTCGTCGAACACGAACTGCCCATCTTGTACGACGACTTCCAGCTCAATGAGGAGGCGCGCGCGGCGATGGGGACATACGTGGCGGACCTGCGGAACTGGCTGTCCGGCATCCTCAACTGGCATCGCGAGGTGGACCGCTACAAGGGCGAGTGGCTGTCCCGCCGCGCCCACGGCTTCCTCCCGGACCGGCCACCGGCCATGCCCGTGCCCGCTCTTCGCTGA
- a CDS encoding PDZ domain-containing protein, translating into MALAGFAGAVLVLSGIGLGAMGTTMLGKGGRLDPRGWHTPSLPGPSPAAAPSVPVVATLGVQVMDARKPGAVVVGLHVPGPAQAAGLVRGDVLLAFGTTRIDTAADLVRAVARARPGSEVRLTVRHRGGGYEQLTLVPAVAA; encoded by the coding sequence GTGGCTCTCGCAGGGTTCGCCGGCGCGGTCCTGGTGCTGTCCGGGATCGGACTCGGGGCGATGGGCACCACGATGCTCGGCAAGGGCGGGCGCCTCGACCCGCGTGGATGGCACACGCCGTCGCTCCCCGGTCCCTCGCCCGCCGCCGCTCCCTCCGTGCCCGTCGTCGCGACGCTCGGCGTACAGGTCATGGACGCCCGCAAGCCGGGGGCCGTGGTCGTGGGGCTGCACGTGCCCGGGCCGGCCCAGGCCGCCGGGCTGGTGCGCGGCGACGTCCTCCTCGCCTTCGGCACGACCCGGATCGACACGGCCGCCGATCTGGTCCGGGCCGTGGCCCGCGCCCGGCCGGGCTCCGAGGTCAGGCTGACGGTCCGCCACCGCGGCGGCGGATACGAGCAGCTGACTCTCGTACCGGCTGTCGCCGCCTGA
- a CDS encoding phosphodiesterase, which produces MLVLAHISDLHLDGSARATERAERVRERLWELSGHVDALLVTGDIADHGTEPEYEEAARILGLRAADAPFPVLTCPGNHDSRTPYRKALLDRPGGEGPINSVRVFDDGAVLMCDSSVPGSDDGELDEETYDWIETTLDELDGGLPALLAFHHPPVALHHPLPDSCPLRHPGRLAGLLARRPEIAGLITGHAHTPAATSFVGRPLVVGPGVTWTLRLPWEGEQIADREAPPGLAFHVLDDSGRLTSHFRVVP; this is translated from the coding sequence GTGCTGGTACTCGCGCACATCAGCGATCTGCATCTGGACGGGAGCGCGCGGGCGACGGAGCGCGCCGAGCGGGTGCGCGAGCGGTTGTGGGAGCTGTCGGGCCACGTGGACGCGCTGCTGGTGACGGGGGACATCGCGGACCACGGCACGGAGCCGGAGTACGAGGAGGCCGCCCGCATCCTGGGGCTGCGCGCCGCTGACGCCCCCTTCCCGGTGCTGACCTGCCCGGGCAACCACGACAGCCGTACGCCCTACCGCAAGGCGCTGCTGGACCGGCCCGGGGGCGAGGGGCCCATCAACAGCGTGCGGGTCTTCGACGACGGCGCGGTGCTGATGTGCGACTCCAGCGTTCCGGGCAGCGACGACGGGGAGCTGGACGAGGAGACGTACGACTGGATCGAGACGACGCTCGACGAACTCGACGGCGGCCTTCCGGCCCTGCTCGCCTTCCACCACCCGCCGGTGGCACTGCATCACCCCCTGCCCGACTCCTGCCCGCTGCGGCACCCCGGCCGGCTGGCCGGCCTGCTGGCCCGCCGGCCCGAGATCGCCGGGCTGATCACCGGCCACGCCCACACCCCCGCCGCCACCTCGTTCGTGGGGCGGCCGCTGGTCGTCGGGCCCGGCGTGACGTGGACGCTGCGGCTGCCCTGGGAGGGCGAGCAGATCGCGGACCGGGAGGCGCCGCCCGGGCTCGCGTTCCATGTCCTGGACGACTCGGGGCGGCTCACCAGCCACTTCCGGGTCGTGCCGTGA
- a CDS encoding aminopeptidase P family protein — protein MTGSTAVSFTADDYRARMERAARTAAEASLAGLLVAPGPDLVWLTGYTPPAVTERLTLLVLAAGQDPVLVVPALEAPDARRAAGAPALTLRDWTDGKDPYAATAALLDASGRFGISDNAWALHLLALQQALPGSSYASLTEALPMLRAVKDAAELDLMAAAGAAADATFEQIRNVPFAGRRECEVAADLDRLLRGHGHEQVDFTIVASGPNGANPHHEAGDRVIARGDMVVLDFGGLRDGYGSDTSRTVHVGEPTDEERRVHAIVREAQEAGFRAVRPGAACQDVDRAARQVIADAGYGEYFIHRTGHGIGVTTHEPPYMIEGEERPLVPGMCFSVEPGIYLPGRFGVRIEDIVTVTEDGGRRLNTTTRELVIVE, from the coding sequence ATGACCGGAAGCACGGCCGTGTCGTTCACCGCCGACGACTACCGGGCCCGCATGGAGCGCGCCGCGCGGACGGCCGCCGAGGCCTCTCTCGCGGGCCTGCTGGTGGCCCCGGGACCGGACCTGGTGTGGCTCACCGGCTACACACCCCCGGCGGTCACCGAGCGGCTCACCCTGCTGGTCCTCGCCGCCGGGCAGGACCCCGTCCTCGTCGTGCCCGCCCTGGAGGCCCCGGACGCGCGCCGGGCGGCCGGCGCGCCCGCCCTGACCCTGCGCGACTGGACCGACGGCAAGGACCCCTACGCCGCCACCGCCGCCCTCCTCGACGCCTCCGGCCGGTTCGGCATCAGCGACAACGCCTGGGCCCTGCACCTGCTGGCCCTCCAGCAGGCCCTGCCCGGCAGCTCCTACGCCTCGCTCACCGAGGCCCTGCCCATGCTGCGTGCCGTCAAGGACGCGGCCGAGCTGGACCTCATGGCGGCCGCCGGTGCCGCCGCCGACGCGACGTTCGAGCAGATCCGCAACGTCCCCTTCGCGGGCCGCCGGGAGTGCGAGGTGGCCGCGGACCTCGACCGGCTGCTGCGCGGGCACGGACACGAGCAGGTCGACTTCACCATCGTCGCCTCGGGCCCGAACGGAGCCAACCCGCACCACGAGGCGGGCGACCGCGTCATCGCCCGGGGCGACATGGTCGTCCTCGACTTCGGCGGCCTGCGGGACGGCTACGGCTCCGACACCTCCCGCACGGTCCACGTCGGCGAACCCACCGACGAGGAGCGCCGCGTGCACGCGATCGTGCGCGAGGCCCAGGAGGCCGGCTTCCGCGCGGTGCGGCCCGGGGCCGCCTGCCAGGACGTGGACCGGGCCGCCCGCCAGGTCATCGCCGACGCCGGCTACGGCGAGTACTTCATCCACCGCACCGGACACGGCATCGGCGTCACCACCCACGAGCCGCCCTACATGATCGAGGGCGAGGAACGGCCCCTCGTGCCCGGCATGTGCTTCTCCGTGGAACCGGGCATCTACCTGCCCGGCCGGTTCGGGGTCCGCATCGAGGACATCGTGACCGTCACCGAGGACGGCGGGCGGCGCCTGAACACCACCACGCGCGAGCTGGTCATAGTGGAGTGA